In Pedobacter sp. WC2423, the following are encoded in one genomic region:
- a CDS encoding FadR/GntR family transcriptional regulator, with protein MKRINLSDKVIAALKSDITSGKLKKGTKIPSEPELMERYEVGRSTIREAIKTLAISGILKVQQGSGTFVASKIKEETLAQRLRRADFEEINTVRSLLEKEIVKLACLNRTEEDLAAMQNHLLQRKKAIDTDQQQKCTDADIAFHVSIAKASKNKVLIDLYQNFTSVIRDFFTKRKEQNMVYFSRSQVWHEELATAIVNRDQAAAEQLIKTLLDNNY; from the coding sequence ATGAAAAGAATCAATTTATCAGACAAAGTAATCGCTGCCCTCAAAAGCGATATCACCTCTGGCAAACTAAAAAAAGGCACAAAAATCCCATCAGAACCTGAACTGATGGAACGTTATGAAGTTGGCCGTTCTACGATCAGGGAAGCGATAAAAACCCTTGCGATCTCCGGCATCCTTAAAGTACAGCAAGGTTCAGGTACTTTTGTCGCCTCAAAAATAAAAGAGGAAACTCTTGCGCAGCGTCTGCGCCGGGCAGACTTTGAAGAAATTAATACCGTTCGTTCCTTACTCGAAAAAGAAATTGTAAAACTTGCCTGTCTGAACAGAACTGAAGAAGATCTGGCTGCGATGCAAAATCATCTTTTGCAACGAAAAAAAGCTATCGATACCGATCAGCAGCAAAAATGCACAGACGCAGATATAGCATTCCACGTCAGCATTGCGAAAGCTTCAAAAAACAAAGTATTAATTGACCTGTATCAGAACTTCACCTCAGTAATCCGCGATTTTTTCACTAAACGCAAAGAGCAAAATATGGTCTACTTTTCCAGGAGCCAGGTATGGCATGAAGAACTGGCAACTGCGATTGTGAACAGGGATCAGGCCGCGGCAGAACAGCTCATCAAAACTTTACTAGATAACAATTACTAA
- the thiC gene encoding phosphomethylpyrimidine synthase ThiC — translation MKVEKIPDGQVISREPFPASRKVFVKGELHAIEVAMREISLSETKIHNGFGLTEKNPSVTVYDTSGPYTDPNAHIDVKAGLPRIRERWVTDRGDVEKLDQITSAYGAQRLADPSLDQLRFSFQHQPYRAKAGQNVSQMHYARKGIITPEMEYIAIRENQRIELWNNEKGEQAEAMSHQHAGNSFGANTPKGFITPEFVRQEVACGRAVIPSNINHPESEPMIIGRNFLVKINANIGNSAVTSSIEEEVEKAVWACRWGADTIMDLSTGKNIHETREWIIRNSPVPIGTVPIYQALEKVNGKAEDLTWELFRDTLIEQAEQGVDYFTIHAGVLLRYIPLTAKRITGIVSRGGSIMAKWCLAHHQESFLYTHFEEICEIMKAYDVAFSLGDGLRPGCLADANDAAQFAELETLGELTKIAWKHDVQTIIEGPGHVPMHMIKENMEKQLEHCGEAPFYTLGPLTTDIAPGYDHITSAIGAAMIGWYGTAMLCYVTPKEHLGLPNKKDVKDGVITYKIAAHAADLAKGHPGAQYRDNALSKARFEFRWEDQFNLSLDPDTAKEFHDETLPADGAKIAHFCSMCGPNFCSMKITQDVREYAVKQGLDEAAALAKGMEDKSREFTAKGSEIYL, via the coding sequence ATGAAAGTAGAAAAAATTCCAGATGGCCAGGTCATCAGCAGGGAGCCCTTCCCGGCTTCCCGTAAAGTTTTTGTAAAAGGCGAGCTTCATGCTATTGAAGTGGCCATGCGTGAAATCAGCCTTAGCGAAACCAAAATACATAATGGTTTTGGCCTGACAGAGAAAAATCCGTCCGTAACAGTTTATGATACCAGCGGGCCTTATACAGATCCGAATGCGCATATTGATGTTAAAGCGGGCTTGCCGCGAATCCGGGAACGTTGGGTGACCGATAGAGGTGATGTAGAAAAACTGGATCAGATTACCTCTGCTTATGGTGCACAGCGATTGGCAGATCCTTCACTAGATCAATTGCGTTTCTCTTTTCAGCATCAGCCATACCGTGCAAAAGCTGGACAGAATGTATCTCAGATGCACTATGCCAGAAAAGGGATCATTACTCCCGAAATGGAATATATCGCAATCAGAGAAAATCAAAGAATAGAACTTTGGAATAACGAAAAAGGGGAGCAGGCTGAAGCGATGAGCCATCAGCATGCAGGAAATAGCTTCGGTGCCAATACACCTAAGGGATTTATTACACCAGAATTTGTACGTCAGGAAGTAGCTTGTGGAAGAGCCGTTATTCCATCGAATATCAACCACCCTGAATCTGAACCCATGATTATCGGCCGGAATTTCCTGGTTAAGATTAATGCAAACATTGGTAATTCGGCAGTGACTTCCAGTATTGAGGAAGAAGTTGAAAAAGCGGTGTGGGCATGCCGCTGGGGTGCGGATACCATTATGGATTTATCAACTGGTAAGAATATCCATGAAACAAGAGAGTGGATTATCCGGAATTCACCAGTTCCAATCGGTACAGTTCCAATTTATCAGGCGCTTGAAAAAGTAAACGGTAAAGCAGAAGACCTGACCTGGGAACTGTTTAGAGATACATTAATTGAGCAGGCTGAGCAAGGAGTTGATTACTTTACTATCCATGCAGGCGTGTTATTAAGATATATCCCGCTGACCGCAAAAAGAATTACGGGTATAGTTTCAAGAGGTGGATCAATCATGGCAAAATGGTGCTTAGCACATCATCAGGAGAGTTTTCTGTATACACATTTTGAAGAAATCTGTGAGATCATGAAAGCCTATGATGTTGCCTTTTCATTAGGTGACGGATTAAGGCCTGGATGTTTGGCTGATGCCAATGATGCTGCACAGTTTGCAGAGCTGGAGACATTAGGTGAACTGACAAAAATTGCCTGGAAACATGATGTACAGACTATTATTGAAGGTCCTGGCCACGTACCGATGCACATGATTAAGGAAAATATGGAGAAACAGCTGGAACATTGCGGGGAAGCTCCATTTTATACTTTGGGCCCCCTGACTACAGATATTGCACCTGGATATGACCATATTACTTCAGCAATTGGTGCAGCTATGATTGGTTGGTACGGAACTGCGATGTTGTGTTATGTGACGCCAAAGGAACATTTGGGTTTACCAAATAAGAAAGATGTAAAGGACGGAGTAATCACTTATAAAATTGCGGCACATGCGGCAGATCTGGCAAAAGGACATCCCGGTGCGCAATACCGGGATAATGCTTTGAGTAAAGCCAGGTTTGAATTCAGATGGGAAGATCAGTTTAATCTTTCACTTGACCCGGATACTGCCAAAGAATTTCATGATGAAACACTTCCTGCGGATGGGGCTAAAATCGCTCACTTCTGTTCAATGTGCGGCCCGAATTTCTGCTCGATGAAAATCACGCAGGATGTAAGGGAATATGCTGTTAAACAAGGATTGGATGAAGCTGCAGCACTGGCGAAAGGTATGGAAGATAAATCGCGCGAATTCACAGCAAAAGGAAGTGAAATATATTTGTAA
- a CDS encoding sensor histidine kinase, translated as MKTDKMQLWSQLMGSPETHTLEAIIFHTACIFTGLLFICSIIFNYLIGLYTLSILLVPAVFFVGLVYYLSKFRYKLNLAVTIFCVLGNLLFIVFFLKNSGINGPGLIIYLLFFFLVISIVPKGQRFAWMTVNIMVAVSLIFFQYRYPESVPVNYEDNQSRHLDFGYVYFFTLIIIYFILTSIIKSYNRERLLAEKRAEQLEIANQSKNKLFSILAHDLRSPLNSIQSFLEISMEFEIEEEEKRNINLSLLRETKYTGQMLINLLSWSKTQMEGASVKLLVLNLEWALETTLLLQTSLAEEKGLILNNKLLPNLHVIADNDMLELIVRNLLNNAIKFTPPGGQITISSEVHGKECWIKIQDTGIGIDKIDFDRIFSLNSQSTYGTNQEKGVGLGLVLCKEFIELQEGRIWVESTLNVGTTFFVSLQISSQNDLFALHLN; from the coding sequence ATGAAAACAGATAAAATGCAGTTATGGTCACAACTTATGGGGAGTCCTGAGACCCATACGCTGGAAGCAATCATATTTCATACTGCCTGCATTTTTACTGGTCTGCTTTTTATTTGCAGCATCATTTTTAATTATCTGATAGGTTTATACACTTTATCAATCTTGCTGGTGCCTGCTGTGTTCTTTGTTGGCTTGGTTTACTATTTATCAAAATTCAGGTACAAGCTTAATCTTGCAGTCACCATTTTTTGTGTCCTTGGTAACTTGCTGTTTATTGTTTTTTTTCTGAAGAACTCCGGCATTAATGGTCCGGGGCTAATAATTTACTTGCTTTTCTTCTTTTTAGTGATCAGTATTGTTCCTAAAGGCCAGCGCTTTGCATGGATGACTGTCAATATTATGGTGGCGGTTAGCCTTATTTTTTTTCAATATCGATATCCGGAGTCGGTACCTGTTAATTACGAGGATAATCAGAGCAGACATCTGGATTTTGGTTATGTATATTTCTTTACTTTAATTATCATTTATTTCATTCTGACGAGTATTATCAAGAGTTATAACCGGGAGAGGTTACTGGCAGAAAAACGGGCTGAACAGCTGGAGATTGCTAATCAGTCGAAAAATAAGTTGTTCTCTATCCTGGCGCATGATCTCAGGTCGCCGCTGAATTCTATCCAGAGTTTCCTGGAGATTTCTATGGAGTTTGAGATTGAAGAAGAGGAGAAACGAAATATAAATTTGAGTTTGCTGAGGGAAACGAAGTATACGGGGCAGATGTTAATTAATTTACTTTCGTGGAGTAAAACGCAGATGGAGGGGGCGAGTGTGAAATTGCTTGTACTGAACCTGGAGTGGGCGCTGGAAACAACGTTACTTTTACAGACAAGTTTGGCGGAGGAGAAGGGCTTGATTTTGAACAATAAGCTTCTGCCGAATTTGCATGTGATTGCGGATAATGATATGCTGGAGCTGATTGTGCGCAATTTGCTGAATAATGCAATTAAATTTACGCCGCCGGGCGGACAAATTACGATTTCTTCTGAGGTGCATGGTAAAGAGTGCTGGATTAAGATACAGGATACGGGAATCGGAATTGATAAGATTGATTTTGACCGTATTTTTTCGTTGAATTCACAAAGTACTTACGGGACGAACCAGGAGAAGGGTGTCGGGTTAGGATTAGTTTTGTGTAAGGAGTTTATTGAGTTACAGGAGGGGAGAATCTGGGTAGAGAGTACGTTGAATGTAGGAACTACTTTTTTTGTGAGTCTGCAGATTTCTTCGCAGAACGATTTGTTTGCTTTGCATTTGAATTGA
- a CDS encoding sulfite exporter TauE/SafE family protein, with translation MTILTFTLILLLGAYLAGLAGSLTGLGGGVVIIPLLTLFFHVDIRYAIGAALVASIATSSGSASAYVKEGITNIRLGMFLEIATTAGAVMGAILAIYTPVNIVAILFGVTLIFSAAMTLRKKHEGALAEGSKLSYLLKLNSSYPAKEGIVDYKLKNIGGGFSIMTLAGMLSGLLGIGSGALKVLAMDSAMRVPFRVSTTTSNFMVGVTAAASAVVYLQRGYIDPGIAFPVIIGVLAGAFTGSKLLMKIDVKWLKIIFSFAITAIALNMIYNGFNHKF, from the coding sequence ATGACAATTTTAACCTTTACCCTGATCCTGTTATTGGGGGCTTATCTTGCAGGACTTGCTGGTTCACTAACTGGTTTAGGCGGCGGGGTGGTAATTATACCCTTGCTGACCCTATTTTTTCATGTTGATATCCGCTACGCAATCGGTGCAGCACTCGTCGCTTCGATCGCCACCTCTTCCGGCTCTGCAAGTGCCTATGTGAAAGAAGGTATTACCAATATCCGCCTCGGGATGTTCCTGGAGATTGCAACGACTGCAGGCGCAGTAATGGGAGCCATTCTGGCGATTTATACTCCTGTTAACATTGTAGCGATACTATTTGGTGTTACTTTGATTTTTTCTGCGGCAATGACCTTAAGAAAGAAACATGAAGGTGCATTGGCAGAAGGGAGTAAACTTTCCTACCTGCTCAAATTAAATAGCAGTTATCCTGCAAAAGAGGGTATAGTAGACTATAAACTAAAAAACATAGGTGGCGGATTCTCTATTATGACCCTTGCCGGGATGCTTTCAGGATTATTAGGAATAGGATCTGGTGCTTTAAAAGTACTAGCGATGGACAGTGCCATGCGTGTTCCTTTCCGGGTAAGTACGACCACCAGTAATTTCATGGTTGGGGTAACTGCGGCTGCAAGCGCAGTGGTGTATCTGCAAAGAGGCTACATCGACCCTGGCATTGCCTTTCCAGTAATTATCGGTGTACTTGCGGGTGCTTTTACAGGTTCAAAGCTACTGATGAAGATCGACGTCAAATGGTTGAAGATCATCTTCAGTTTTGCGATTACCGCTATCGCCCTCAACATGATTTACAATGGTTTTAATCATAAATTCTAG
- the thiS gene encoding sulfur carrier protein ThiS, translating to MEITVNHQTYSIAGSCSVIQLLTAVLQVSGSGIAVAVNQSVVSKSDWSVYHLQPGDQVMLIKATQGG from the coding sequence ATGGAAATTACTGTAAATCATCAAACTTATTCTATTGCAGGTTCATGTTCTGTAATACAACTTTTAACTGCAGTTTTGCAGGTTTCAGGAAGCGGTATTGCGGTGGCTGTTAATCAGTCAGTCGTCTCTAAATCTGACTGGTCTGTATACCATCTTCAACCCGGAGATCAGGTCATGCTCATCAAAGCAACTCAAGGAGGATAA
- a CDS encoding LysR substrate-binding domain-containing protein, which translates to MEIRQLNYFIKAAELLHFTEAAAACFVTQSTLSQQIKQLEEDLGMLLFDRMGKQVKLTEAGNVFLTHAHQIMLDIKKSRQAIFELANMVNGELKIGVTYAFSSLLLPALTPFSEKYPGIMIHIEYGTAGELENKLKMADLDIILAFHEQRDSSGFEMQPVFSSKIVMGISKENPLAKLPKISLKELGKLDLILPSKGFSSRDLFDEIFRKNNIIPNTRIEMNDVHSLLSMVESGNWATIINEKAISTWENIAAVPISDKKLYKQAFILWQKGVYRKKSAMLFVEEFMKVV; encoded by the coding sequence ATGGAAATCAGACAACTTAACTATTTTATTAAAGCCGCAGAACTCCTGCACTTTACAGAGGCAGCGGCAGCCTGCTTCGTTACTCAATCCACTTTGTCTCAGCAAATCAAACAACTTGAGGAAGACCTGGGTATGCTGCTGTTTGACCGGATGGGCAAACAGGTAAAGCTAACAGAAGCCGGTAACGTATTTCTGACACATGCCCATCAAATCATGCTGGATATTAAGAAATCCCGGCAGGCCATCTTTGAACTCGCCAATATGGTGAACGGAGAACTGAAAATCGGGGTAACCTATGCCTTCAGCTCCCTGCTATTACCTGCCCTCACCCCTTTCTCCGAAAAATACCCTGGTATCATGATCCACATTGAATACGGAACAGCTGGTGAACTGGAAAATAAACTTAAAATGGCAGATCTCGATATCATCCTGGCCTTCCATGAGCAGCGCGACAGCAGTGGCTTTGAAATGCAGCCTGTATTCTCTTCCAAAATTGTCATGGGTATCTCCAAAGAAAACCCTTTGGCAAAACTGCCTAAAATCTCTTTAAAAGAACTCGGAAAACTAGACCTGATTCTTCCCAGCAAAGGCTTTAGTTCCCGGGATTTATTTGATGAAATCTTTAGAAAAAACAATATTATACCCAATACAAGAATCGAAATGAACGATGTGCATTCTCTGCTATCTATGGTTGAATCCGGGAACTGGGCAACGATTATTAATGAAAAGGCAATCAGTACATGGGAAAATATTGCTGCTGTACCGATTTCAGATAAAAAACTTTACAAACAAGCTTTCATCCTCTGGCAAAAAGGGGTATACCGTAAAAAATCAGCCATGTTATTTGTGGAAGAATTTATGAAAGTAGTGTAA
- the ccoS gene encoding cbb3-type cytochrome oxidase assembly protein CcoS, whose product MNMIYMLIGFSILLALLFLLAFFWASKSGQHDDLFTPGVRVLFEEEEPQGTRNEEKSDEDHSGR is encoded by the coding sequence ATGAACATGATCTATATGCTGATTGGTTTCAGTATCCTATTGGCATTGCTATTTCTGCTCGCCTTTTTCTGGGCCAGTAAATCCGGTCAGCATGATGATCTTTTTACACCTGGTGTAAGAGTACTTTTTGAAGAAGAAGAACCTCAGGGAACCAGGAACGAAGAAAAAAGTGACGAAGATCATTCCGGGAGATAA
- a CDS encoding MFS transporter: MNVFRSLKSRNFKLFFYGQSISLIGTWMQKTAVSWLVYQLTGSAVLLGVVGFVSLIPSLILSPYAGSLVDRHNRYHILVITQVVSMIQAGALAAIIYFGYNNILFIIGLSLVQGIVNAFDVTCRQSLMVEMVNDKNDLPNAIALNSSMANFARIAGPAVAGIILSTFGTDICFLGNFLSYIPVLICLFMMRLPVQMITKSTKSIWVELEEGFRYVTGDKELSSMLMMIGVSSLFVIPFNTLMPIFAKDIFDGDAKTFSWFESAAGLGSIISAIYLANLKDSSTLIKLTTIAGAVLGGSLLFLAFAPQLPVALLFMGISGVGMMAQSSAINTYIQTHAVPEMRGRAISYYVMAYQGLIPVGSLLIGWVAHLIGPRPAVLIEGLIGITATGIFAYYKSRQAAVKTI, from the coding sequence ATGAATGTTTTCCGGTCGTTAAAATCACGTAATTTCAAACTCTTCTTTTATGGACAATCAATATCCCTTATAGGCACATGGATGCAAAAGACGGCGGTCAGCTGGCTGGTTTATCAGCTCACGGGATCGGCAGTTTTACTAGGGGTAGTAGGTTTTGTAAGTTTGATTCCTTCGTTGATTTTATCACCTTATGCAGGTAGTCTGGTCGACAGGCATAACCGGTACCATATTCTGGTGATTACACAGGTGGTCTCTATGATCCAGGCAGGAGCACTGGCGGCCATTATCTATTTTGGATATAATAATATTCTTTTTATTATCGGATTGAGCCTGGTGCAGGGGATTGTCAATGCTTTTGATGTAACCTGCAGACAGTCACTGATGGTAGAGATGGTAAATGATAAAAATGATTTGCCTAATGCGATTGCATTGAACTCTTCCATGGCCAATTTTGCACGTATTGCAGGCCCTGCAGTTGCAGGGATTATCCTGAGTACCTTTGGTACAGACATTTGTTTTCTGGGGAATTTCTTAAGCTATATTCCGGTACTGATCTGTTTATTCATGATGCGTTTACCAGTGCAGATGATTACTAAATCAACTAAAAGCATTTGGGTGGAACTGGAAGAAGGTTTCAGGTATGTAACAGGAGATAAAGAACTGAGCAGCATGCTCATGATGATCGGGGTCAGCAGTCTTTTTGTAATCCCTTTCAACACACTGATGCCAATCTTTGCTAAAGATATTTTCGATGGAGATGCTAAAACTTTCAGCTGGTTTGAAAGTGCAGCGGGGCTGGGTTCAATTATCAGTGCCATTTATCTGGCCAATTTAAAAGATAGCAGTACCCTGATTAAATTAACAACTATTGCAGGAGCTGTATTGGGAGGTAGTTTATTATTCCTTGCTTTTGCACCACAATTGCCTGTTGCCTTATTATTTATGGGAATATCCGGAGTGGGTATGATGGCGCAATCCTCAGCTATTAATACTTATATTCAAACACATGCAGTTCCAGAAATGCGGGGACGTGCAATCAGCTATTACGTAATGGCTTACCAGGGACTGATTCCTGTGGGTAGTTTATTGATTGGCTGGGTTGCTCATTTGATTGGCCCAAGACCGGCAGTATTAATCGAAGGGTTAATAGGAATAACTGCTACCGGTATCTTTGCCTATTATAAAAGCAGACAGGCAGCAGTTAAAACTATATAA
- the ribB gene encoding 3,4-dihydroxy-2-butanone-4-phosphate synthase, producing MEDHYELSRFGKGFKERVENALDCLKKGKGVLVVDDESRENEGDLIFPAESMTVSDMALMIRECSGIICLCLKPAQVDALELQPMVQVNTSKYHTPFTVSIEAKEGVTTGVSAADRLQTIRTAIADQAKPGDLSRPGHVFPLRANEDGVFGRRGHTEGSIDLVVLAGFRPVAVLCELTNEDGTMARLAEISVFADKYKSTVVSIEDIFQYRLSLLK from the coding sequence ATGGAAGATCATTACGAGCTGTCCCGTTTCGGAAAAGGGTTTAAGGAAAGAGTTGAAAATGCGCTGGACTGCCTGAAAAAGGGTAAAGGGGTACTGGTTGTAGATGATGAGAGCAGAGAGAATGAAGGTGACCTGATTTTTCCTGCGGAGTCTATGACGGTATCAGATATGGCTTTAATGATCAGGGAGTGCAGTGGTATTATTTGTCTTTGTTTGAAGCCTGCTCAAGTTGATGCTTTAGAGTTGCAGCCTATGGTACAGGTGAATACGAGTAAGTATCATACACCGTTTACGGTATCTATTGAGGCTAAAGAGGGGGTAACTACCGGGGTTTCTGCAGCGGATCGTTTACAGACAATCAGAACGGCTATTGCTGATCAGGCCAAGCCGGGGGATCTTTCCAGACCTGGTCATGTTTTCCCTTTAAGGGCGAATGAGGATGGGGTTTTCGGCAGACGTGGTCATACTGAAGGAAGCATTGATTTAGTGGTGCTGGCGGGATTCAGACCTGTAGCGGTTCTTTGTGAACTGACTAATGAGGATGGTACGATGGCAAGGCTGGCTGAGATTTCTGTTTTTGCGGATAAGTATAAGTCTACTGTAGTTTCTATCGAAGATATTTTTCAGTACCGTTTATCGCTGCTGAAATAA
- a CDS encoding DUF1634 domain-containing protein → MTNSKETKKVTDYDMQQLIGQVLRYGVFISGAVAIIGGTWYLFQQGSGLPDYGTFHGEGEGYTSLTGIIKGLGEGSAKEIIQLGVVILIATPIIRIVFSLVAFALEKDKLYVLITLIVLSIILFSTFGGLSI, encoded by the coding sequence ATGACTAACAGTAAAGAAACTAAAAAAGTAACTGACTACGATATGCAACAGCTGATCGGTCAGGTTTTAAGATATGGTGTATTCATCTCAGGAGCGGTTGCCATCATCGGCGGAACCTGGTATCTATTCCAGCAAGGCTCGGGTCTTCCTGACTACGGCACATTTCATGGAGAAGGCGAAGGTTATACCAGCCTGACAGGGATCATTAAAGGATTAGGCGAAGGAAGTGCAAAAGAAATCATCCAGTTAGGTGTGGTTATTCTGATTGCGACCCCGATTATAAGAATTGTATTTTCACTGGTCGCCTTTGCACTGGAAAAAGATAAGCTATATGTATTAATCACGCTGATTGTGTTGTCAATTATCCTGTTCAGCACATTCGGGGGATTGAGTATTTAA
- a CDS encoding heavy metal translocating P-type ATPase, which yields MKETNTLTVETHCFHCGDQLPEKPYAADDKQFCCLGCKGVYQILSNHNLSSYYLYNDVPGSPQKQKTLHFDYLDEPGIAAELVDYTDAKVTVITFFIPVIHCSSCIWLLEHLHKINPAIAQSRVDFLKKQVGITFRNQEISLRKVVENLSAIGYEPLISLQDMIKKQQTDHSERNLLTKIAVAGFCFGNVMLLSFPDYFGLNSLEQDFKNFFGWINLAFAIPVLLYSARDYFISAWTNLRNGVLNLDFPLALGIAVMFIRSAYEIITQTGAGFVDTLCSLVFFLLIGKWMQKRTYHYLSFERDFRSYFPVAVTQLKDGKEKPLPLNELKTGDRILIRSNEIIPADAILLKGEAKLDFSFVTGESIPVEKVLGEIVYAGGRQLHGAIELEVVKPVSQSYLTKLWNNEAFSGERDPIKTFSDTASRHFSIVLVAIALSAGLYWVNTDINKAVAAFTAVLIIACPCALALSSPFTLAAVLSIFDKNKFYLKNTSVIEELARVNTIVFDKTGTITNPEAKGFEFNGKLDQYERQLVFDLARNSGHPLSRELVKWLAETPLFQVENYMEKVGRGISGCVDGHEVKLGSAAYLGLKAEDQGSVVHILIEKHYCGYFRSAQQWRTGFKPLALKLSQTADLHLLSGDQDHDRNSLTPFFPRVQQLHFQQSPQQKLDYILQLQQNNAKVMMLGDGLNDAGALKQSNLGVAVTDDINNFSPGCDAILDGAAFQKIPQFIKQAKDAVKVIHMSFGISLLYNAVGLLFAVQGLLSPLMAAILMPMSTITIILFTSLTARFYARKNKLL from the coding sequence ATGAAAGAAACAAATACCTTAACCGTGGAAACGCATTGTTTTCACTGTGGTGATCAACTTCCAGAAAAGCCGTACGCAGCAGATGATAAGCAATTTTGCTGCCTGGGCTGTAAAGGCGTTTATCAAATTCTTTCTAACCACAATCTTTCCAGCTATTATCTCTATAATGACGTACCTGGGAGCCCTCAGAAGCAGAAAACCTTACATTTCGACTATTTAGATGAACCCGGAATTGCTGCTGAACTGGTAGATTATACCGATGCAAAAGTTACTGTAATTACATTTTTTATTCCGGTAATCCATTGCAGTTCCTGCATCTGGCTGCTCGAACATTTACATAAAATCAATCCTGCGATTGCACAGTCACGCGTAGATTTTCTAAAAAAGCAAGTCGGTATTACTTTCAGAAACCAGGAAATCTCACTCCGCAAAGTTGTAGAAAATTTAAGTGCAATTGGCTATGAACCCCTGATTAGCTTACAGGATATGATCAAAAAACAGCAAACTGATCATTCCGAACGTAATCTTTTGACTAAAATTGCAGTAGCAGGATTCTGTTTTGGCAATGTAATGTTATTGAGCTTTCCAGACTATTTTGGTTTAAATAGCCTGGAACAAGACTTCAAAAACTTCTTCGGCTGGATCAACCTTGCCTTCGCCATTCCTGTACTGCTCTATAGTGCCAGAGATTATTTTATCTCAGCCTGGACAAATCTCCGAAATGGCGTTCTAAACCTCGATTTCCCATTAGCGCTGGGTATAGCGGTCATGTTTATCCGTTCTGCTTATGAAATCATTACCCAAACCGGCGCCGGCTTTGTAGACACCTTATGCTCACTCGTATTTTTCCTGCTGATTGGTAAGTGGATGCAGAAACGCACCTATCACTATCTCTCTTTTGAACGCGATTTCCGCTCTTATTTCCCTGTTGCAGTGACACAGTTAAAGGATGGCAAAGAAAAGCCTCTCCCTTTAAATGAGTTGAAAACCGGTGACCGCATTCTGATCCGCAGCAACGAAATTATTCCTGCCGATGCTATCTTATTAAAAGGAGAGGCCAAACTTGATTTCAGTTTTGTAACCGGAGAATCTATTCCGGTAGAAAAAGTTTTAGGAGAGATCGTTTACGCAGGAGGAAGACAGCTTCATGGCGCAATTGAATTAGAAGTAGTTAAACCTGTTTCTCAAAGCTATTTAACCAAATTATGGAACAATGAAGCCTTTTCCGGCGAAAGAGATCCGATCAAGACTTTCAGTGATACTGCCAGCCGGCACTTTAGCATTGTCCTGGTAGCTATAGCCCTTTCAGCAGGCCTGTACTGGGTAAATACCGATATCAATAAAGCCGTGGCTGCATTTACAGCAGTGCTGATTATTGCCTGTCCCTGTGCATTGGCATTAAGCTCCCCTTTTACTTTGGCCGCAGTACTCAGCATTTTTGATAAAAACAAATTCTATTTAAAAAACACATCAGTCATAGAAGAACTTGCCCGGGTCAATACGATCGTCTTTGATAAAACCGGAACAATTACCAACCCTGAGGCCAAAGGTTTTGAGTTTAATGGGAAGCTTGATCAGTATGAGCGCCAGTTAGTTTTTGATCTGGCCAGAAATTCAGGACATCCCTTAAGCCGTGAACTTGTAAAATGGCTGGCTGAAACTCCATTATTTCAAGTAGAAAATTATATGGAAAAAGTGGGCCGCGGCATCAGTGGCTGTGTAGATGGCCATGAGGTAAAACTAGGCAGTGCCGCCTATCTGGGACTGAAAGCAGAAGATCAGGGCAGCGTAGTTCATATCCTGATTGAAAAACATTATTGCGGCTATTTCCGCTCTGCCCAGCAATGGAGAACAGGATTTAAACCCCTGGCTTTAAAATTAAGCCAGACCGCCGACCTTCATTTATTATCGGGAGATCAGGATCACGACCGGAACTCGCTGACTCCATTTTTTCCAAGAGTACAACAATTACATTTCCAGCAAAGCCCGCAGCAAAAACTGGATTATATTCTTCAGCTGCAACAAAACAACGCTAAAGTTATGATGCTGGGTGATGGTTTAAATGATGCCGGAGCTTTAAAGCAAAGTAATTTAGGTGTAGCGGTCACAGACGATATCAATAACTTTTCACCAGGCTGCGATGCCATCCTGGATGGTGCTGCTTTTCAAAAAATCCCGCAGTTCATCAAACAGGCAAAAGATGCAGTAAAGGTCATCCATATGAGTTTCGGTATTTCTCTGCTTTATAATGCGGTGGGTTTATTATTTGCGGTACAAGGATTACTCTCTCCTTTAATGGCCGCGATACTCATGCCGATGAGCACAATCACTATTATTTTATTCACCAGTTTAACTGCCCGGTTTTACGCCCGTAAAAACAAATTATTATGA